Proteins encoded by one window of Mesorhizobium sp. INR15:
- the hppD gene encoding 4-hydroxyphenylpyruvate dioxygenase, whose amino-acid sequence MGPFPHDAPPAKISDANPAGTDGFEFVEFAHPEPEKLAELFTRMGYEPVAKHRTKNITVWRQGDINYVLNAEPGSHAMKFVDQHGPCAASMAWRVVDAKHAFDHAVSKGATPYEGEDKALDVPAIVGIGGSLLYFIEAYGKKGSAYDAEFEWLGVRDPRPQGVGFYFLDHLTHNVYRGQMDKWWDFYRELFGFKQIHFFDIDGKITGLVSRAITSPCGKIRIPLNESKDETSQIAEYLKKYNGEGIQHIAVGTDEIYAATDKLAANGLKFMPGPPETYYDMSYARVNGHDEPIERMKKHGILIDGEGVVDGGMTKILLQIFSKTVIGPIFFEFIQRKGDEGFGEGNFRALFESIEQDQIKRGVIKVQAAE is encoded by the coding sequence ATGGGTCCCTTCCCGCACGACGCCCCACCCGCCAAGATCAGCGACGCCAATCCGGCTGGAACCGATGGTTTCGAGTTCGTCGAGTTCGCGCATCCGGAACCCGAGAAGCTGGCGGAACTGTTCACCCGCATGGGCTACGAGCCGGTGGCGAAGCACCGCACCAAGAACATCACCGTCTGGCGGCAGGGCGACATCAACTATGTCCTCAATGCCGAGCCCGGCTCGCATGCGATGAAGTTCGTCGACCAGCATGGTCCTTGCGCGGCGTCGATGGCCTGGCGGGTGGTTGATGCCAAGCACGCCTTCGACCATGCCGTCTCCAAGGGCGCTACTCCCTATGAAGGCGAGGACAAGGCGCTCGACGTGCCCGCCATCGTCGGCATCGGCGGCTCCCTGCTTTATTTTATCGAGGCATACGGCAAGAAGGGCTCGGCCTATGACGCCGAGTTCGAGTGGCTCGGCGTGCGCGACCCCCGTCCACAAGGCGTCGGCTTCTATTTTCTCGACCACCTCACCCACAATGTCTATCGCGGCCAGATGGACAAGTGGTGGGATTTCTACCGCGAACTGTTCGGGTTCAAGCAGATCCATTTCTTCGACATCGACGGCAAGATCACCGGCCTGGTCAGCCGCGCCATCACCTCGCCTTGCGGCAAGATCCGCATTCCGCTCAACGAGTCCAAGGACGAGACCAGCCAGATCGCGGAATATCTGAAGAAATACAATGGCGAGGGCATCCAGCACATCGCCGTCGGCACGGATGAAATCTATGCTGCCACCGACAAGCTGGCCGCCAACGGGCTGAAGTTCATGCCCGGCCCGCCCGAGACCTACTACGACATGTCCTATGCCAGGGTGAACGGCCATGACGAACCGATCGAGCGGATGAAGAAGCATGGCATCCTCATCGATGGCGAAGGCGTCGTCGATGGCGGCATGACCAAGATCCTGCTGCAGATTTTCTCGAAGACCGTGATCGGGCCGATCTTCTTCGAGTTCATCCAGCGCAAGGGCGACGAAGGCTTTGGCGAAGGCAATTTCCGTGCGCTGTTCGAATCGATCGAGCAGGACCAGATCAAGCGTGGCGTGATCAAGGTCCAGGCCGCCGAATAG
- a CDS encoding fumarylacetoacetate hydrolase family protein, producing MKLATMKDGTRDGKLVIVSRDLTRYTDASFLVPTLQAALDNWQRIAPHLATIAESLESNAVPSERFHEHDAHSPLPRAYQWADGSAYVNHVELVRKARGAEMPASFWTDPLIYQGGSDSFIPPRDPIRMADEAFGIDMEAEVTVIVDDVPMAASLDEARAAIRLIMLVNDVTLRALTGLELAKGFGFFQSKPSSAFSPVAVTPNELGDAWDGGKVSLPLLADLNGKPFGRANAGVDMTFDFPALIVHAAKTRPLLAGTIIGSGTVSNKLDGGPGRPVSAGGAGYSCIAELRMIETIEAGEPKTPFLRFGDTVRIEMKDRGGHSIFGAIEQTVEKYVK from the coding sequence ATGAAGCTTGCCACAATGAAGGACGGGACACGCGACGGAAAGCTGGTCATCGTTTCGCGTGACCTGACGCGCTACACCGATGCCTCGTTCCTGGTGCCGACTTTGCAGGCGGCGCTCGACAATTGGCAGCGCATCGCGCCGCATCTGGCGACCATCGCGGAATCGCTGGAAAGCAATGCGGTGCCTTCCGAGCGGTTCCATGAGCACGACGCGCATTCGCCGCTACCACGCGCCTACCAGTGGGCGGATGGCTCGGCCTATGTGAACCATGTCGAACTGGTGCGGAAGGCGCGCGGCGCCGAGATGCCGGCAAGTTTCTGGACCGATCCGCTAATCTACCAGGGTGGTTCCGACAGCTTCATCCCGCCGCGCGATCCGATCCGCATGGCTGATGAGGCCTTCGGTATCGACATGGAAGCGGAAGTGACGGTCATCGTCGACGACGTGCCGATGGCCGCAAGCTTAGACGAGGCACGCGCGGCGATCCGGCTGATCATGCTGGTCAATGATGTCACCTTGCGTGCACTCACAGGATTGGAGTTGGCCAAGGGCTTCGGTTTCTTCCAGTCCAAACCGTCATCGGCCTTTTCGCCTGTCGCGGTCACGCCGAATGAGCTGGGCGACGCCTGGGACGGCGGCAAGGTCAGCCTGCCGCTGCTCGCCGATCTCAACGGCAAGCCATTCGGCCGCGCCAATGCCGGCGTCGACATGACCTTCGATTTCCCGGCGCTGATCGTTCATGCCGCGAAAACACGGCCATTGCTTGCCGGCACTATCATCGGCTCCGGCACTGTCTCCAACAAGCTTGACGGCGGGCCGGGCAGGCCGGTCTCGGCTGGTGGCGCCGGCTATTCCTGCATCGCCGAACTGCGCATGATCGAGACCATCGAGGCAGGCGAGCCGAAGACGCCGTTCCTGCGCTTCGGCGACACGGTTCGCATCGAAATGAAGGACAGGGGCGGCCATTCGATCTTTGGCGCGATCGAACAGACGGTGGAGAAATACGTCAAATAG
- a CDS encoding polysaccharide deacetylase family protein, which produces MTPFRFALAVLLIVAFPAHATDRTIYLTFDDGPLNGTSNILDVLEAEQVPATMFMVGMHAQANAANRALVQRAKQLSLVAVGNHSYSHANNRYQHFYADTEGVVADMLRANAVLGLKPAVHARLPGRDVFRLPSMSKNDTSLGLAQEGREEPDYEFVAASGFYLYGWDHEWVHEDSGKPVQSVDHLVSEIDHLFGYGRFVKPGKLILLMHDQMFQDAFDGKTKLTNLIIALKQRHYSFGAIADYDR; this is translated from the coding sequence ATGACGCCGTTTCGATTTGCCTTGGCGGTGCTATTGATCGTCGCGTTCCCCGCGCATGCAACGGATCGTACGATCTACCTTACCTTCGACGATGGCCCGCTGAACGGCACCAGCAACATTCTCGACGTGCTGGAGGCTGAGCAGGTTCCGGCGACCATGTTCATGGTCGGCATGCATGCTCAGGCGAACGCGGCCAACAGAGCGCTTGTGCAGCGCGCCAAGCAGCTTTCACTGGTAGCGGTCGGCAACCACAGCTACAGCCACGCCAACAATCGCTACCAGCATTTCTACGCCGACACCGAGGGCGTCGTCGCCGACATGTTGCGGGCGAACGCGGTGCTCGGACTCAAGCCGGCGGTGCATGCAAGGCTACCGGGGCGTGACGTGTTCCGGCTGCCCTCGATGTCTAAGAACGACACCTCGCTCGGTCTCGCCCAGGAAGGCCGTGAGGAGCCAGACTACGAATTTGTCGCCGCGTCGGGTTTCTACCTCTATGGCTGGGATCATGAATGGGTGCACGAAGACAGTGGCAAGCCGGTGCAGAGCGTCGACCATCTGGTGAGCGAAATCGATCACCTGTTCGGCTACGGGCGCTTTGTGAAGCCGGGAAAACTGATCCTGCTGATGCACGACCAGATGTTTCAGGACGCCTTTGATGGCAAGACGAAACTGACAAATTTGATCATCGCGTTGAAACAGCGCCACTACAGCTTCGGCGCCATTGCGGACTATGATCGCTGA
- the tdh gene encoding L-threonine 3-dehydrogenase, which produces MSNMMKALVKAKAEPGIWMEEVPVPEIGPNDVLIKVKKTAICGTDVHIYNWDQWAQKTVPVPMVTGHEFVGTVADFGAAVTEYKVGQRVSGEGHIVCGHCRNCRAGRGHLCRNTLGVGVNRPGAFGEYLAIPQHNVVPIPDGVPDEIAAIFDPLGNAVHTALSFDLVGEDVLVTGAGPIGIMGALVAQCVGARKVVITDINPVRLALAKKLGVQHVVDASKEKLRDVMPALGMTEGFDVGLEMSGAAPAFRDMIDTMNNGGKIAILGIAPTGFEIDWNKVIFKMLHLKGIYGREMFETWYKMIALVQGPLDVSQLITHRIGIDDFQAGFDAMRSGSSGKVVMDW; this is translated from the coding sequence ATGTCGAACATGATGAAGGCGCTGGTGAAGGCCAAGGCCGAGCCGGGCATCTGGATGGAAGAAGTGCCGGTGCCGGAGATCGGCCCGAACGACGTGCTGATCAAGGTCAAGAAGACGGCGATCTGCGGCACCGATGTTCACATCTACAATTGGGATCAATGGGCGCAGAAGACCGTGCCGGTGCCGATGGTCACCGGCCACGAGTTCGTCGGAACGGTCGCCGATTTCGGCGCGGCGGTCACCGAGTACAAGGTCGGCCAGCGCGTGTCGGGCGAAGGCCATATCGTCTGCGGTCATTGCCGCAACTGCCGGGCGGGCAGGGGGCACCTGTGCCGCAATACACTCGGCGTCGGCGTCAACCGTCCTGGCGCCTTCGGCGAGTATCTGGCGATCCCGCAACACAATGTCGTGCCGATTCCCGATGGTGTGCCGGATGAGATCGCCGCCATTTTTGACCCGCTCGGCAATGCGGTCCACACGGCGCTGTCCTTCGACCTGGTTGGCGAGGATGTGCTGGTTACCGGCGCCGGGCCTATCGGCATCATGGGTGCTTTGGTGGCGCAGTGCGTCGGCGCGCGAAAAGTCGTCATCACCGACATCAACCCCGTCCGTTTGGCGCTGGCGAAAAAGCTCGGCGTCCAGCATGTCGTCGACGCCTCCAAGGAAAAGCTGCGCGACGTGATGCCGGCGCTCGGCATGACCGAAGGTTTCGATGTCGGGCTTGAAATGTCGGGCGCGGCGCCGGCTTTCCGCGATATGATCGACACCATGAACAATGGCGGCAAGATCGCTATTCTGGGCATCGCGCCGACCGGCTTCGAGATCGACTGGAACAAGGTCATCTTCAAGATGCTGCATCTCAAGGGCATCTATGGCCGTGAGATGTTCGAGACCTGGTACAAGATGATCGCGCTGGTGCAGGGTCCGCTCGACGTTTCCCAGCTTATCACCCACCGCATCGGCATCGACGACTTCCAGGCAGGATTCGATGCCATGCGCAGCGGCAGTTCGGGCAAGGTGGTGATGGACTGGTGA
- a CDS encoding MarR family winged helix-turn-helix transcriptional regulator produces the protein MEKDVLELESFLPYRLYRLAEAVSREFAAVYKDRHGLTRPEWRTLAGLGQHGTMTATALGEQSAMHKTKVSRAVAELERRRWLVRTSDENDRRVEHLTLTRAGLAAYREMVPLAKAFEQELLAKLSAGERGAIAGGLASLEANLASTTG, from the coding sequence ATGGAAAAGGACGTTCTTGAGCTCGAAAGCTTCCTGCCCTATCGGCTCTACCGCCTCGCGGAGGCCGTCAGCCGCGAATTCGCCGCCGTCTACAAGGATCGCCACGGCCTGACCCGACCGGAATGGCGTACGCTGGCTGGGCTTGGCCAGCATGGCACGATGACTGCAACAGCACTCGGCGAACAATCGGCGATGCACAAGACCAAGGTCTCGCGAGCCGTGGCGGAGCTTGAAAGGCGGCGCTGGCTCGTCCGTACATCGGATGAAAACGACCGACGCGTCGAGCACCTGACGCTGACGCGAGCCGGCCTTGCCGCCTATCGCGAAATGGTGCCGCTGGCGAAGGCGTTCGAACAGGAGTTGCTGGCGAAGCTCAGTGCCGGCGAGCGTGGCGCTATCGCAGGAGGATTGGCTTCACTGGAGGCCAATCTGGCCTCAACGACCGGCTAG
- a CDS encoding Lrp/AsnC family transcriptional regulator, translating into MDETRIDQFDRKILALLQGDARLTNNDLSERVNLSASQCSRRRQRLEEDGYIKGYRAVLDRDKLGFSLVNVISVTLATHNRDNARRFGELVARLPEVQEAHALTGEMDYILKVVTPDLKSLSEFVNGVLLPHESVQHVKTAIVLETLKETGALPI; encoded by the coding sequence ATGGATGAGACGCGCATTGATCAATTTGATCGCAAGATATTGGCGCTTTTGCAGGGCGATGCGCGGCTCACCAACAATGATCTCTCGGAGCGCGTGAACCTGTCGGCATCGCAATGCTCGCGCCGCCGCCAGCGGCTGGAAGAGGATGGCTACATCAAGGGCTATCGTGCCGTTCTCGACCGCGACAAGCTCGGGTTTTCGCTGGTCAACGTCATCTCGGTGACGCTCGCCACGCACAACCGGGACAACGCCCGGCGCTTCGGCGAATTGGTGGCGCGGCTACCGGAAGTGCAGGAGGCGCACGCGCTGACCGGAGAGATGGATTACATCCTGAAAGTGGTGACGCCCGACCTCAAGTCGCTGTCGGAATTCGTCAACGGAGTGCTTCTGCCGCACGAATCCGTCCAGCATGTGAAGACGGCGATCGTTCTGGAAACGCTGAAGGAAACCGGCGCCTTGCCGATCTGA
- a CDS encoding bifunctional diguanylate cyclase/phosphodiesterase, producing MSQQQPVQTVSGKLTLLIKAGYWLALLIIAAMVMASFILLQQMMATQRHNHTLLDIVSTQKALSQRIVFLASATGAASRDKQPALVSALKQATTEFETNYDLLLKQTGADPQSPARLDPKSIESVLFAKPFHLDYFSVGLIANGERLISSFESQLTKTDDSGYKGGGERVNLDASVANATLSGYAALGQRISAFADERSENLLQLHKTLFFATIAVILLVALFIFRPMSNAILRKTHELVDARNSMAFIAVHDGLTGLHNRTFLTDHFETLIKSAHRRRERLAVVQLDLDRFKQINDTLGHAAGDYVLVVTAQRMRDSCRASDLCARLGGDEFVMILSGAGGTEDINMLARRILAHINEPIVFQGTTILPGASGGIAVYPIDADNAQDLLVHADLALYSAKKMGGGNFSFFSEELRRELDYRKQLEHDIKVAISEQAFQVYFQPQVSLTHGTISGIEALVRWNHAERGMIAPGEFIPVAEKCGFMPEIGRIVISKAINEAAEWNRAGIAFGRLAVNVSGTELREHDFDTFLFETLEKAGLPPQKLSLEIVESVILDDEKTGIAAKLRHIRAAGVHLELDDFGTGYASLSHVNPNEIDRLKIDRRFVQNIHENGDNSKIVRAITELARGLGISIVAEGAETEAELKSLMAIGCDQVQGYSIAFPMPQDKAREWLTARMPKKARLTVLQGSLA from the coding sequence ATGTCGCAGCAGCAGCCGGTGCAAACCGTTTCAGGCAAGCTCACACTGCTGATCAAGGCTGGCTACTGGCTGGCATTGCTGATCATAGCAGCCATGGTGATGGCCTCATTCATCCTGCTCCAGCAGATGATGGCGACCCAGCGGCACAATCACACCTTGCTCGACATCGTCAGCACGCAAAAGGCGTTGTCGCAACGTATCGTCTTCCTGGCCAGCGCAACGGGCGCGGCATCGCGCGACAAGCAGCCGGCCCTGGTCAGCGCGCTCAAGCAGGCGACCACAGAATTCGAGACGAACTATGACCTTCTTTTGAAGCAAACCGGCGCGGATCCGCAATCGCCAGCACGGCTCGATCCGAAATCGATCGAGAGCGTGCTGTTCGCCAAGCCGTTTCACCTGGATTATTTCTCGGTCGGGCTGATCGCCAATGGCGAGCGCCTGATCTCGTCATTTGAATCCCAGCTGACCAAGACCGACGACAGCGGCTACAAGGGCGGCGGCGAGCGCGTCAACCTCGACGCATCGGTCGCCAACGCGACCTTGTCGGGGTACGCCGCACTCGGCCAGCGTATCAGTGCCTTTGCCGACGAACGCTCGGAAAACCTGCTCCAACTGCACAAGACACTGTTCTTCGCCACCATTGCCGTCATCCTGCTGGTGGCTCTGTTCATCTTCAGGCCGATGTCGAACGCCATTCTGCGCAAGACGCACGAGCTGGTCGATGCCCGCAATTCGATGGCTTTCATCGCCGTGCATGACGGATTGACCGGCCTGCACAACCGCACCTTCCTGACCGATCATTTCGAAACTCTGATCAAGAGCGCACATCGCCGGCGTGAGCGCCTTGCCGTGGTGCAGCTCGACCTCGACCGGTTCAAGCAGATCAACGATACGCTTGGTCACGCCGCCGGCGACTATGTGCTGGTCGTCACGGCGCAGCGGATGCGTGATTCCTGCCGCGCATCCGATCTGTGCGCGCGCCTTGGCGGCGACGAGTTTGTCATGATCCTCAGCGGCGCCGGCGGCACCGAGGACATCAACATGCTGGCAAGGCGCATTCTGGCGCATATCAACGAGCCTATCGTCTTCCAGGGCACGACCATTCTGCCAGGCGCCAGCGGCGGCATTGCCGTCTATCCCATTGATGCCGATAATGCGCAGGATCTGCTCGTTCACGCCGATCTCGCGCTTTATTCCGCCAAGAAAATGGGCGGCGGCAATTTCTCGTTCTTCTCCGAGGAATTGAGGCGAGAGCTCGACTACCGCAAGCAGCTTGAGCACGACATCAAGGTCGCGATCTCCGAACAGGCGTTTCAGGTCTATTTCCAGCCGCAGGTCTCACTGACCCACGGCACGATCAGCGGTATCGAGGCCCTGGTTCGCTGGAACCACGCCGAACGCGGCATGATCGCACCAGGCGAATTCATTCCCGTTGCCGAAAAATGCGGCTTCATGCCCGAGATCGGCCGCATCGTCATCAGCAAGGCGATCAACGAGGCCGCCGAATGGAACCGTGCCGGCATCGCCTTCGGGCGGCTCGCGGTCAACGTGTCTGGCACGGAGCTGCGGGAACACGACTTCGATACCTTCCTGTTCGAGACTCTCGAAAAAGCGGGATTGCCGCCGCAGAAGCTGTCGCTGGAAATCGTCGAATCCGTCATCCTCGACGACGAGAAGACCGGCATTGCCGCCAAGCTGCGCCACATCCGCGCCGCGGGCGTGCATCTGGAGCTCGATGATTTCGGCACTGGCTATGCATCGCTCAGCCATGTCAACCCGAACGAGATCGACCGGCTGAAGATCGACCGCCGCTTCGTCCAGAATATCCACGAGAATGGCGACAACTCGAAGATCGTGCGGGCCATCACGGAGCTCGCCCGCGGCCTCGGCATATCGATTGTCGCCGAAGGCGCCGAAACCGAGGCGGAGCTCAAATCGCTGATGGCGATCGGCTGCGACCAGGTACAGGGCTATTCCATCGCCTTCCCGATGCCACAGGACAAGGCACGGGAATGGCTGACTGCCCGCATGCCGAAGAAGGCCAGGCTGACAGTGCTGCAGGGAAGCCTGGCCTAA
- the hmgA gene encoding homogentisate 1,2-dioxygenase gives MAFSYMPGFGNDFETETLPGSLPQGRNSPQRPAYGLYAEQLSGSPFTAPRGTNERSWLYRIRPSVKHTGRFKPASYPLWKSAPNVGDHELALGQYRWNPVPMPKEPTDFIAGIRSITTAGDVLGQTGMAAHVYVANTSMVDDHFFNADGELLVVPQVGSLRFITEMGVIELRPGEIAVLPRGLVFKVELVDKEVRGYVCENYGAKLTLPDRGPIGANCLANPRDFKTPCAWYEEKETPCRLTVKWCGNFHVIEIGHSPLDVVAWHGNYAPYKYDLATFSPVGALLFDHPDPSIFTVLTAPSGEEGTANIDFVIFPPRWLVAEDTFRPPWYHRNIMSEFMGLIHGQYDAKEEGFVPGGISLHNLMLAHGPDAPGFEKASRVDLKPVKLDNTMAFMFETRYPQMLTRYGAELETRQDNYIDCWADLKKRFNGTPEGDWS, from the coding sequence ATGGCCTTTTCCTACATGCCGGGTTTCGGCAACGACTTTGAAACCGAAACGCTGCCAGGCTCGCTGCCGCAGGGCCGAAACTCGCCGCAGCGGCCGGCCTACGGCCTCTATGCCGAGCAGCTTTCCGGCTCGCCCTTTACCGCTCCGCGCGGCACCAATGAACGCTCCTGGCTCTATCGCATTCGCCCAAGTGTCAAGCACACCGGCCGCTTCAAACCAGCCAGCTATCCCCTTTGGAAGAGCGCGCCCAATGTCGGTGACCACGAACTGGCGCTCGGACAGTACCGCTGGAACCCGGTGCCTATGCCGAAGGAGCCAACGGATTTCATAGCGGGCATACGCTCCATCACCACTGCAGGCGACGTGCTGGGGCAGACGGGCATGGCGGCCCATGTCTATGTCGCCAACACTTCCATGGTCGACGACCATTTCTTCAACGCCGACGGCGAGTTGCTGGTGGTGCCGCAGGTGGGTAGCTTGCGCTTCATCACGGAAATGGGCGTCATCGAGTTGCGCCCCGGCGAGATCGCCGTGCTGCCGCGCGGCCTCGTCTTCAAGGTCGAACTCGTGGACAAGGAAGTGCGCGGCTATGTCTGCGAGAACTACGGCGCCAAGCTGACGCTGCCGGATCGCGGCCCGATCGGCGCCAATTGCCTGGCCAATCCGCGCGACTTCAAGACGCCCTGCGCCTGGTACGAGGAGAAGGAAACGCCGTGCCGGCTGACGGTGAAATGGTGCGGAAATTTCCATGTCATCGAGATCGGCCATTCACCGCTCGATGTGGTGGCGTGGCATGGCAACTACGCGCCTTACAAATATGACCTGGCGACCTTTTCGCCGGTCGGTGCGCTGCTGTTCGACCATCCTGACCCGTCGATCTTCACCGTACTGACCGCGCCAAGTGGCGAGGAAGGCACGGCCAATATCGATTTCGTCATCTTCCCGCCACGCTGGCTGGTGGCGGAAGACACGTTCCGCCCGCCTTGGTACCACCGCAACATCATGAGCGAGTTCATGGGGCTGATCCACGGCCAGTACGACGCCAAGGAAGAGGGTTTCGTGCCCGGCGGCATCAGCCTGCACAACCTGATGCTGGCCCATGGCCCGGATGCGCCTGGCTTCGAAAAAGCCTCGCGCGTCGACTTGAAACCCGTCAAGCTCGACAACACCATGGCCTTCATGTTCGAGACCCGCTACCCGCAGATGCTGACGCGCTATGGCGCCGAACTCGAAACCCGGCAGGACAATTACATCGATTGCTGGGCCGACTTGAAAAAGCGCTTCAACGGCACGCCCGAGGGTGATTGGTCTTGA
- a CDS encoding DUF6691 family protein, whose product MNKLVSAFLIGGIFGLGIAISGMINPAKVLNFFDIAGTWDPSLIFVMGGGLAVAFVGYRLVFGWRKAPVFEPTFARSARRTIDGQLVSGAAIFGIGWGIAGFCPGGAIPALGLGYSSTLVFVAAVIGGIVVARFAKARLVREAAA is encoded by the coding sequence ATGAACAAGCTCGTCTCGGCCTTCCTTATCGGTGGTATTTTCGGCCTCGGCATCGCCATTTCCGGCATGATCAATCCGGCCAAGGTGCTGAACTTTTTCGACATCGCCGGCACCTGGGATCCGAGCCTGATCTTCGTCATGGGCGGTGGCCTTGCTGTCGCGTTCGTTGGCTATCGGCTGGTGTTCGGCTGGCGCAAGGCGCCGGTATTCGAGCCCACCTTCGCACGGTCTGCAAGACGCACGATCGACGGCCAGCTTGTCAGCGGCGCCGCCATCTTCGGCATTGGCTGGGGTATTGCCGGCTTCTGCCCGGGCGGTGCCATACCGGCGCTTGGCCTTGGCTATTCATCTACTTTGGTCTTCGTCGCAGCCGTGATAGGCGGCATTGTCGTCGCGCGTTTCGCCAAGGCGCGGCTTGTTCGAGAGGCGGCGGCTTAG
- a CDS encoding TIGR01244 family sulfur transferase translates to MEYREISEDYSVSGQIQPEDVAAIKAAGFKSIICNRPDDEQPGQPSADTVKAAVTAAGLAFRYIPVISGQMTAENVEEQAEALDELEGPVFAYCRSGARCTNLFAAIQQSKG, encoded by the coding sequence ATGGAATACCGAGAGATCAGCGAGGACTATTCGGTCTCGGGCCAGATTCAGCCTGAAGACGTTGCAGCCATAAAGGCCGCCGGGTTCAAGAGCATCATCTGCAACCGGCCGGATGATGAACAGCCGGGACAGCCGTCGGCTGACACCGTCAAGGCAGCGGTCACCGCCGCTGGTCTCGCCTTTCGCTACATCCCCGTCATCAGCGGCCAGATGACAGCGGAGAATGTCGAAGAGCAGGCCGAAGCGCTCGACGAGCTGGAAGGACCGGTGTTCGCCTATTGCCGCTCCGGCGCACGCTGCACCAATCTGTTCGCGGCGATCCAGCAGTCGAAGGGCTGA
- a CDS encoding glycine C-acetyltransferase, translated as MTAAFLSHIDSELAGLRSAGLYKSERVISSMQSAEIEVGGQRVLNFCANNYLGLADSADLRHAASKALDRYGYGMASVRFICGTQEEHKQLEATISSFLGLEDTILYGSCFDANGGLFETLLGEDDAIISDALNHASIIDGVRLSKAKRFRYANNDMADLEARLKEAKDCRFRLIATDGVFSMDGIIANLKGVCDLAEKYDAMVMVDDSHAVGFVGKNGRGSAEHCGVEGRVDIITGTLGKALGGASGGYTSGRKQVVDWLRQRSRPYLFSNTLMPAIAGASIKVFELVRDGDALREQLYANAARFRSEMGKLGFTLAGADHPIIPVMLGDATLAQEMAARMLKRGIYVIGFAFPVVPKGQARIRTQMSAAHSSADIDRAVAAFGEVGRELGVIS; from the coding sequence ATGACCGCAGCATTCCTCTCCCATATCGACAGTGAGCTTGCAGGATTGAGGTCGGCGGGTCTCTATAAATCCGAGCGGGTGATCTCCTCGATGCAGTCGGCCGAGATCGAGGTTGGTGGGCAGAGGGTGCTGAATTTCTGCGCCAACAACTATCTTGGCCTCGCCGACAGTGCCGATCTGCGCCACGCCGCCAGCAAGGCGCTGGACCGCTATGGCTACGGCATGGCCTCGGTACGCTTCATCTGCGGCACGCAGGAAGAGCACAAGCAGCTTGAAGCCACGATTTCGAGCTTCCTCGGCCTTGAGGACACCATTCTCTACGGTTCGTGTTTCGATGCCAATGGCGGCTTGTTCGAGACACTGCTGGGCGAGGACGATGCGATCATTTCCGACGCACTCAATCACGCTTCGATCATCGATGGCGTGCGGCTGTCGAAGGCCAAGCGCTTTCGTTATGCCAACAACGACATGGCCGATCTGGAAGCCCGGCTGAAGGAAGCAAAAGACTGCCGCTTCCGGCTGATCGCCACGGACGGCGTGTTCTCCATGGACGGTATCATCGCCAACTTGAAAGGCGTCTGCGATCTCGCCGAGAAATACGACGCCATGGTGATGGTCGATGACAGCCACGCCGTTGGTTTCGTTGGCAAGAATGGCCGTGGCTCGGCCGAGCATTGCGGCGTCGAGGGCAGGGTGGATATCATCACCGGCACGCTTGGAAAGGCGCTGGGCGGCGCCTCGGGCGGTTATACTTCCGGCCGAAAGCAGGTGGTTGACTGGCTGCGCCAGCGTTCGCGGCCCTATCTTTTTTCCAACACGCTGATGCCGGCGATCGCGGGTGCCTCGATCAAGGTGTTCGAGCTGGTCCGCGATGGTGACGCCTTGCGCGAGCAGCTATATGCCAATGCGGCGCGGTTCAGATCCGAGATGGGCAAGCTCGGTTTCACGCTCGCCGGCGCCGATCATCCGATCATTCCGGTGATGTTGGGCGACGCGACACTGGCGCAGGAAATGGCGGCGCGCATGCTGAAGCGGGGCATCTACGTGATTGGCTTCGCGTTTCCGGTGGTGCCAAAGGGCCAGGCACGCATCCGCACGCAGATGTCGGCCGCGCATTCCAGCGCCGACATTGATCGTGCGGTGGCTGCCTTCGGCGAAGTCGGGCGCGAGCTGGGCGTGATTTCCTAA